The DNA segment GTCGCCTTGGCGCGGTCAACTGGGGCGCGGTTCAGGCCGGTGTCGCCGTCATGACCCTGCCCTGCCTCGTCGTCTTCCTGCTTCTGCAACGCTACTACATGCGCGGGCTGATGGCCGGCGCGGTGAAATGAACTCCAAGAAACGGATGAAGTCATGAACAAACCCCGACACGATCGCCAGTTCCGCCCCCTCCCCGTTCCGAGCGTTGAAGTGCACGGGCTTTTCGGCGACCGCCAGGACGCGATCTGCGAATCCACCGCCGAAGTCCTGCTCGACCGCTGCGTCGAGGCCGGCATGCTCAGGGCCATCGACGTCGACCAGCCGAGCCCCGGCATCGTCATTCCGCTGCAGGCCTGGTCGGGCTCAACGCAGATGTTCTGGGACAGCGACCTCGGAAAATCGATCGAGACCATCGCCTATTCACTCTACCGCAAGCCCAACCCCAGGCTCGAGGCGCGGGTCGATGCCATCGTCGACATGTATGAAAAGCTGCAGGACAAAGACGGTTACCTGAACGCCTGGTTCCAGCGGGTACAGCCCGGCCGGTACTGGACCAATCTTCGCGATCATCATGAGCTCTATTGCGCCGGCCATCTGATCGAGGGGGCCGTTGCCTATTACCAGGCCACGGGAAAGCGCAAGCTGCTCGACGTCATGTGTCGCTTTGCCGACTATATGATCGAAGTCTTCGGACATGGCGAAGGGCAACTGCCGGGCTATTGCGGCCATGAAGAAATCGAGCTCGCGCTGGTAAAGCTTGCCCGCGTCACGGGCGAGAAGAAATATCTCGACCTCGCCAAGTTCTTCATCGACGAGCGTGGTACGGAGCCTCACTTCTTCACCGAGGAGGCGATCCGCGACGGCCGCGATCCGAAGCAGTTCATCCAGAAGACCTACGAATACAATCAGGCGCATCTGCCAGTAAGGGAGCAGAAGAAGGTCGTCGGCCATGCCGTGCGCGCCATGTATCTCTACTCCGGCATGGCGGACATCGCGACCGAGTACAACGACGACAGCCTCACCTCGGCACTCGAAACGCTTTGGGATGACCTGACGACCAAGCAGATGTATGTCACCGGCGGCATCGGACCGGCGGCGTCGAATGAAGGCTTTACCGATTACTACGACCTTCCGAACGAGAGCGCCTATGCCGAGACCTGCGCCTCGGTCGGTCTCGTCTTCTGGGCAAGCCGTATGCTCGGGCGCGGCCCGAACCGGCGCTATGCCGACATCATGGAACAAGCGCTTTACAACGGCGCCATGGCCGGTCTTTCGCTCGATGGAAAGACATTCTTCTACGAGAACCCGCTTGAAAGCGCCGGCAAGCACCATCGCTGGGTCTGGCACCATTGCCCCTGCTGCCCGCCGAACATCTCGCGCCTGCTCGCGTCCATCGGCTCCTATATGTACGCCGTGGCAGAAGACGAAATCGCCGTGCACCTTTATGGCGAGAGCAAGGGGCATTTCGAAATCGGCGGCATGAAGGTCGAAATTGCGCAGAACACCCGCTATCCCTGGGACGGCGCCATCCGCTTCGATGTCACGACGCAGGATGCGGTTCGGTTCTCGCTGTCGCTGCGCATTCCCGAGTGGGCGGAGGGCGCTGCGTTGAAACTGAACGGCGAGACCGTCAATCTTTCGGCCGTAACGATCGACGGCTACGCGCGGATCGAGCGTGAATGGCGAAGCGGCGACCGTGTCGAGCTCGATATCCCGCTGACGCCGCGCGCACTCTGGGCAAATCCGCAGGTGCGGCAGGACACCGGCCGCGTCGCGCTCATGCGCGGGCCGCTCGTTTACTGCGCAGAGGCAACCGACAACGGCGCGGACTTGAACGGGATCGTGCTTGGTTCCGATGTCTCGAAGGCGAAGACTGCGGAAATCGCTGAGCTGCAAGGGGCAGTCGCGCTCGACATTCCCGTCGCCCGCGATGAAGCGGATGACTGGGGACCCACGCTCTATCGCACGACACCGCCGAAGGTGAACCAGGCGACCGCTCGCTTCGTTCCCTATCATCTATGGGACAACCGCGCGCCCGGCGAGATGCTCGTCTGGATCCGCGCCGGTGAAATCGGGCGGTGACGGCATGAATGAAACCGGAGTTGTATTGACGGACATTCGCAAGAACTTCGGCAGCCTGGAGGTCATCCATGGCATCGACCTCAGGATTGCCGAAGGCTCCTTTGTCGTCTTCGTCGGGCCGTCCGGCTGCGGCAAGTCGACGTTGCTGCGGATGATTGCGGGGCTCGAGGAGGTCACCGATGGTGAGATCGAGATCAAGGGCCGCAACGTCACCGATCTCGATCCCTCCGACCGCGGCATTGCAATGGTCTTTCAATCCTATGCCCTCTATCCGCATATGAGCGTGCGCGAAAATCTCGCCTTCGGCCTGAAAATGGCGCGCACCGAGACGGCGGAGATCGACACGCGCGTGAACGCCGCCTCCGCGATCCTGAAGATCGACCATCTGCTCGACCGGCGCCCGGGACAGCTTTCCGGCGGCCAGCGCCAGCGCGTCGCAATCGGACGGGCGATCGTGCGCAAACCCGACGTCTTTCTTTTCGACGAGCCGCTTTCCAATCTCGATGCGGAGTTGCGCGTCTCGATGCGCATCGAGATCGCGAGACTCCATCGCGAGCTCGGCAATACGATGATCTATGTCACCCATGACCAGACCGAGGCGATGACGCTCGCCGACAAGATCGTGGTATTGCGTGACGGCCGCATCGAGCAGGCGGGAACGCCACGGGAGGTCTATGAAAATCCCGCCAATATCTTCGTTGCGGGCTTCATCGGCTCGCCGCGTATGAACCTGCTCGACGCCGTCTGGTTAGGCAACGGGCGCGTCCGCGTTGCCGGCAGCGAGATGTCGGTGCCGGTCGCCGGCGACGTGTTGCAGATCGGAGAAAAGGTTTCCTTCGGGGCAAGACCGGAACATCTCTTCGTCACCGACGGTGGAGCGGGATGCATTCCTGCAAAAGTCGATTTTGCCGAATATCTCGGCGGCACCCAGTATCTCTATTGCCAGCTTGCCGATGGCCAGCCGCTCATTGCCGAATATCGTTCGGGACCGGAAATCAATGCGGGCAGCACAATAGCCCTTTCGGTCGACGAAAATCAGCGACGGCTATTTGCTGCGAACGGCCGGAGACTGACCTGAAGCAGAGGCCGTTCCCTCCGTGGCCGATTGGGTGGAGCGGCAAAGCCTGGAAAAGAGCATCGTCAAGGCGCTGGCCGCCTGCCTTCCCAGGCATCCTGCAGCAAGGCGCGGATGGATCGCCGATCGACTGGCCTTGGGTTCCAATGGGGATTTTCCGTGGCGACCTCCGCAGCGCGATCGAGATCGGCCTCGCTCAAGCCCAGATCCTTCAGCGTAAGCGGCGCGCCGATCTCCCTGGCGAAATCCCAAAGGCCGCCGATCGAGCCACCGAAAATCTCGACGACCGGAGCCAGCAACTCCGGGACAGCGTCCGCGTTGTAGCCGGCGGTGTGCGGCAGCATGATTGCGTGCGTTTCGGCATGCGGCGTGCCGAAGGTGCCGCCAAGCGTGTGACAGATCTTGTGGTGCAGTGCCATGCCGACCGTGCCGAGCACCGCGCCGCAGAGCCAGGCGCCGTAAAGTGCGTCGGCCCGGACGTCGATGTCGCGGGGAGCCTTCACTATCTTCGGCAGACTCGTCCTGAGGGCGCTGAGCCCCTCGATCGCCATCAGCGTCGAGATCGGATTTCGGTCCTGCGCGTAGAGCCCCTCGACCGCATGCGCCATGGCATTCAAGCCGCTGTTCACGCTGATGCCGACCGGGAGCCCGAGCGTTAGAGCCGGGTCATAGATCACGACCTCCGGCAGTATGCGGGGATGACGTACGGTCGTTTTCCGCCCGCCTTCGGTTTCACCGAGAATTGGCGTTACCTCCGAGCCGGCGTAGGTCGTCGGAATGACGATCTGCGGCAGGTCGGTGCGATAGGCGATCGCCTTGCCGAGACCGGTGGTCGAACCGCCACCGAGCGAAACGACGCAATCAGCGCCCATTCGCGCCACCGTCTCCATCGCTCTTTCCGTCACGCCGACCGGCGTATGCATCACGGCGCCGGCAAAGACACCGGCAGCGACCGGGCCGAGACGTTCAGCCAGCGCCTCGGCGTCCGCCTGCCGCTGTGGCGTCGACAGCACGAGCGCTTTCCGGCAGCCGATCGTCTCCACCCACGCCCCGGCCAGCGCGCTCTTGCCTTCGCCGAAGACGATATGCGCGGGACTGCCGCTATAGACGAAATCACGGTTCATGCATGCACTCCTTGGCTTGCGTGCCACGACCAAGACATCGGCTGCTAGGATAAGCCAAACCAGGACGGCGTTTGAGGAGCGTTCCAGAAAAAATGCATTCACGGGAAGGCCCGCGAACGCTATAGCGGTCCCAATGCTGACGAACAGATTGGACCCGCCATGACCGACACCGTTACCGATCGCTTCCTCCGCTATGTCGTCATCGACACCCAGTCGGATCCCAAATCGTCGACGCAGCCCTCCACCGAAAAGCAGAAGAATCTCGGCCGGATATTGGTCGAGGAATTGCTGGCGATCGGCCTCACCGATGCGCATCTCGATGAGCATGGCTACGTCTATGCGACGATCCCGTCGAATGTCGACAAGCCGGTGCCGGTGATCTGCTTCTGCTCGCACATGGATACCGCGCCCGATTTCACAGGCACCAACGTCAAGCCGCAGGTGGTGCGAAACTATGCCGGCGGCGACATCCAGCTCCCTGGGGATCGGCAGCAGGTCATCCGCGTCAGCGACAATCCGGAGCTCGGCAACCAGATCGGCAACGACATCATCACCACCGACGGCACAACGCTGCTCGGCGCCGACGACAAGGCCGGCCTTGCCGAGATCATGACGGCGGCGCAAGTCCTTGTCGACAATCCGGACATCAAGCACGGCACGATCAAGCTGCTCTTCACGCCGGACGAGGAAATCGGCCGCGGCGTCGACAAGGCCGACCTCGCGAAGCTCGGAGCCGAGTTCGGCTACACCGTGGATGGCGAAACGGCGGGTCACGTCGAGGACGAAACCTTCTCGGCCGACGGCGTCGAGATTACCATCCAGGGTGCCGCGATCCATCCGGGCTTCGCTAAAGGCAAGATGGAGAACGCCATCAAGATCGCGAGCGCGATCATTGACCGCTTGCCGAAAGACATTGCGCCGGAGACGACCGCGGGCCGAGACGGCTTCATCCATCCGATCGGCGTGACCGGCTCGATGGAAAAGGCCACAATCGGCTTCATCGTACGCGACTTCGAAGAAGGCGGCCTCGCCGTCAAGGAAGCGATGCTCGAAGACATCGTGAAAGGCGTAATGGCGGATTTTCCAGGCTCCAGCTACACGTTCGAGGTCAAGCAGCAGTACCGCAACATGAAGGCGATCCTCGATCGCCATCCTGAGATCGTCGAGAATGCGATGGAGGCAATCCGACGCGCGGGCATGGCTCCGGTGCGCGGCAGCATCCGGGGCGGCACCGATGGATCGCGGTTGTCGTATATGGGGCTGCCCTGCGCCAACATCTTCGCCGGCGGCCATGCTTTTCATTCACCGCTCGAGTGGATCAGCCGGCAGGACATGGAGAAGAGCGTCAAGACGCTCGTCGAACTCGCCAGAATCTGGGAAGAGCGCGCCTAGATCGTCCTGCTTCGGCTCCGGACTGTTGGTTCGGGCCAGCCATGGCCGCCAAGTCTCCGTCACCGGCTTCATCGACATGCCCCTTCTCGAACTCATGCGACCGAAGCTGACGACCGTCAGGATTCAGCGGCACGGCGCCGGACATGCAGCGGCGAATATCCTCTTGCGGCTGATGAATGCCGAGACGGCCAGCGTCGATATTGAAACCGTACTGCCGGTCGAACTCGTCGTTCGCGAGAGCACGGCGCTGGTTTTTTACGCCAGGAAGCGGCACGCCGCGCGGCGATACCATTTGCGCGGCCCCCCGGCTGTAGCGCACGGCGTCTACCGTCAAGATCGGCCGCCCCCTTCACCAAACAACTCGCGTCCCGGTTCTCAACGCGACGGCCTTCGTGACAGCGGATTGCCGCATCTCGACCGCAAGCACAAATCCGACGCCTGGAAAGATCGGATTCAGTCTTTTTTGGTAATTTTCCGTTAGCAATTCCCGTCAGTGGGTCCGGCGGCTGTTCCGCTGTCACCGAAAGTCTTGCGTACGGGTTCCTATGCGTTTCTCAGCTGTGCCAGTGGTCCTTCTTGCCGGCCTCGTTTTGTCGGGCTGCGGATTCAGTTCTAATCGCGATAGGGTTGCGGCTCAGCAACCATCACGGGAAACGACGAGTTCCGTTGCCCAATCGCCCAGCCCCATGCCCGCCGCGAATGTCGGCACGGCTGCTTCGCAAGCTCAGCCGCCGCAGGAAATGGCGTGGGCGGGGCCGGTTCCCGAGCCGCAGGCCTTCGTGCCCGTGGCCAGAACAACCGGGATGCCCGTACCTTCGGAAAGACCGATCGCTCTGATCGCACCGGAAAATCCCGCGATCGAGGAGGCGCCGCCAACGCGCGGACAGGTCTACAGTCATCGCTTCCGCGACGCCAAGCCGATCAATTTTGGCTCGCGGTCTCCGAGAAAACTTGCGGTGCACGGCGTCGACGTTTCCCGCTGGCAGGGCGATATCAACTGGGCGAAGCTCAGGACACAGGGCGCGAACTTCGCCTATATCAAGGCAACCGACGGCGGCGACCATCTCGATCCGATGTTCAAGAAGAACTGGCGCAGGGCCAAGGAAGCCGGTTTGAAACGCGGCGCCTATCACTTCTTCTACTGGTGCCGAACCGCCGGCGAACAGGCCGACTGGTTCATCCGCAACGTGCCGAGGGAAGCTGGCGCCCTGCCGCCGGTCATCGACGTCGAGTGGAACGGAGAGTCGAGCTGCAAAAGGCGCCCTTCGCGCGAACGGGTCCTGGAAAAGATGCAGGTCTTCATGGACAAGCTGGAAAGGCACTATGGCCAGCGCCCGATCATCTACACCGCGCCGGATTTCTATCGCGACAACTTGAAAGGCGCCTTCCCGAACCATCCATTCTGGCTGCGCTCGGTGGCCGCTCACCCGTCCAAGGTCTATCCGGGACGCAAATGGCTCTTCTGGCAATATTCCGGCTCCGGCCTCTCGCACGGCGTCGACGGCAGGATTGACCTCAACGTATTCCATGGCAGTGAGGACGAGTGGCACAGCTGGGTGGCTGCACGGTCCAGCTAGAGCGGGATGAAGAAAAGTGTGAGCGGTTTCCGCCCGCATCCCGCTCCAACTTCTTAGTATCGATCGCGTTCATGATTTTGGGTCGATTCGACCCAAAATCATCGTGATCTCGCCGAGCACGGGCAAGACACCACGCGGCATCCTCCGAGCACCGTTGGTCCATGTTGATGCGGATCAAGGACCGACCGCGTCCGCCGGCTTAACTTTCTTTCGAAACGCCGAGCGTTTCGACGTAGACTGATGGCTCGATGAAAGTCCCTTCTATGCTCGTTGGCACGGCGGCGACCGTTCGGGAAGCCGCATTGCCGACCGGGCGAATGATGTGAACGAGGAGTCGTGGCGATGCCCAGCATGATCGCAACCCCTATCACCAATTTTCCGACGCAAAGCTGGCCGGTGATGGCCGATGGTGCGAAATACCTTCTCTCGATGGGACGCTTCCAGGCGGAAGCCGTGAAGATGACCCTGCGCTATCAGGTCGAGATGCTGAATTTCCTGAAGAACCGGCGCGAGCAGGACCTTAAGCTGCTCGAAGACCTGCTCTCGCCTGACCATCTCAACGAAACCTTCGATGTCTATTGCTGCTTCTGGCAGAACGCATTTCTCGACTATTCGGACGAGGCTGCGCGCATCGCAGAGATCAGCTCGGACGTCGCAGCCGAAACGGCAAAGCAGGTTCGCGAGGAGCAGGAGTTGCTGACCAAGGACATGGCCGGGCAACTGGTCATGTGAATGCGGTTTCTCGTCGTGAGCGAACCGCCACAGGCACGTGCCCTTTGATCGCCTAAACTCAGCGCCATGGCATGCTTCGCCGTGGCGCAACGTTCATGACGGGTTGCCGCCTCCTAGCCCT comes from the Sinorhizobium garamanticum genome and includes:
- a CDS encoding maleylacetate reductase, producing the protein MNRDFVYSGSPAHIVFGEGKSALAGAWVETIGCRKALVLSTPQRQADAEALAERLGPVAAGVFAGAVMHTPVGVTERAMETVARMGADCVVSLGGGSTTGLGKAIAYRTDLPQIVIPTTYAGSEVTPILGETEGGRKTTVRHPRILPEVVIYDPALTLGLPVGISVNSGLNAMAHAVEGLYAQDRNPISTLMAIEGLSALRTSLPKIVKAPRDIDVRADALYGAWLCGAVLGTVGMALHHKICHTLGGTFGTPHAETHAIMLPHTAGYNADAVPELLAPVVEIFGGSIGGLWDFAREIGAPLTLKDLGLSEADLDRAAEVATENPHWNPRPVDRRSIRALLQDAWEGRRPAP
- the pepT gene encoding peptidase T; this translates as MTDTVTDRFLRYVVIDTQSDPKSSTQPSTEKQKNLGRILVEELLAIGLTDAHLDEHGYVYATIPSNVDKPVPVICFCSHMDTAPDFTGTNVKPQVVRNYAGGDIQLPGDRQQVIRVSDNPELGNQIGNDIITTDGTTLLGADDKAGLAEIMTAAQVLVDNPDIKHGTIKLLFTPDEEIGRGVDKADLAKLGAEFGYTVDGETAGHVEDETFSADGVEITIQGAAIHPGFAKGKMENAIKIASAIIDRLPKDIAPETTAGRDGFIHPIGVTGSMEKATIGFIVRDFEEGGLAVKEAMLEDIVKGVMADFPGSSYTFEVKQQYRNMKAILDRHPEIVENAMEAIRRAGMAPVRGSIRGGTDGSRLSYMGLPCANIFAGGHAFHSPLEWISRQDMEKSVKTLVELARIWEERA
- a CDS encoding ABC transporter ATP-binding protein — its product is MNETGVVLTDIRKNFGSLEVIHGIDLRIAEGSFVVFVGPSGCGKSTLLRMIAGLEEVTDGEIEIKGRNVTDLDPSDRGIAMVFQSYALYPHMSVRENLAFGLKMARTETAEIDTRVNAASAILKIDHLLDRRPGQLSGGQRQRVAIGRAIVRKPDVFLFDEPLSNLDAELRVSMRIEIARLHRELGNTMIYVTHDQTEAMTLADKIVVLRDGRIEQAGTPREVYENPANIFVAGFIGSPRMNLLDAVWLGNGRVRVAGSEMSVPVAGDVLQIGEKVSFGARPEHLFVTDGGAGCIPAKVDFAEYLGGTQYLYCQLADGQPLIAEYRSGPEINAGSTIALSVDENQRRLFAANGRRLT
- a CDS encoding glycoside hydrolase family 127 protein; the protein is MNKPRHDRQFRPLPVPSVEVHGLFGDRQDAICESTAEVLLDRCVEAGMLRAIDVDQPSPGIVIPLQAWSGSTQMFWDSDLGKSIETIAYSLYRKPNPRLEARVDAIVDMYEKLQDKDGYLNAWFQRVQPGRYWTNLRDHHELYCAGHLIEGAVAYYQATGKRKLLDVMCRFADYMIEVFGHGEGQLPGYCGHEEIELALVKLARVTGEKKYLDLAKFFIDERGTEPHFFTEEAIRDGRDPKQFIQKTYEYNQAHLPVREQKKVVGHAVRAMYLYSGMADIATEYNDDSLTSALETLWDDLTTKQMYVTGGIGPAASNEGFTDYYDLPNESAYAETCASVGLVFWASRMLGRGPNRRYADIMEQALYNGAMAGLSLDGKTFFYENPLESAGKHHRWVWHHCPCCPPNISRLLASIGSYMYAVAEDEIAVHLYGESKGHFEIGGMKVEIAQNTRYPWDGAIRFDVTTQDAVRFSLSLRIPEWAEGAALKLNGETVNLSAVTIDGYARIEREWRSGDRVELDIPLTPRALWANPQVRQDTGRVALMRGPLVYCAEATDNGADLNGIVLGSDVSKAKTAEIAELQGAVALDIPVARDEADDWGPTLYRTTPPKVNQATARFVPYHLWDNRAPGEMLVWIRAGEIGR
- a CDS encoding substrate-binding domain-containing protein, whose translation is MRPKLTTVRIQRHGAGHAAANILLRLMNAETASVDIETVLPVELVVRESTALVFYARKRHAARRYHLRGPPAVAHGVYRQDRPPPSPNNSRPGSQRDGLRDSGLPHLDRKHKSDAWKDRIQSFLVIFR
- a CDS encoding glycoside hydrolase family 25 protein — encoded protein: MRFSAVPVVLLAGLVLSGCGFSSNRDRVAAQQPSRETTSSVAQSPSPMPAANVGTAASQAQPPQEMAWAGPVPEPQAFVPVARTTGMPVPSERPIALIAPENPAIEEAPPTRGQVYSHRFRDAKPINFGSRSPRKLAVHGVDVSRWQGDINWAKLRTQGANFAYIKATDGGDHLDPMFKKNWRRAKEAGLKRGAYHFFYWCRTAGEQADWFIRNVPREAGALPPVIDVEWNGESSCKRRPSRERVLEKMQVFMDKLERHYGQRPIIYTAPDFYRDNLKGAFPNHPFWLRSVAAHPSKVYPGRKWLFWQYSGSGLSHGVDGRIDLNVFHGSEDEWHSWVAARSS